The proteins below are encoded in one region of Sulfolobus islandicus Y.N.15.51:
- a CDS encoding DUF447 domain-containing protein — MKKFLKMFFPHDGIYEVLVGTSGIKPIIKPLGIIVEANELRFKIYKSTLTYSNLEKNRICSIHVTLDINFFILSMLDKLTFNMDSEYNVPILNNLNIIYAECSKVSNADPSIFSVNPLDLEINSNLTRAYNRGDYISVDFLVNYTRLDIYKGKELEKLIRILGYEFGVIKRTSPQTYNLLGEIANKIRSKGFKLD; from the coding sequence ATGAAGAAGTTTTTAAAAATGTTCTTTCCTCATGACGGGATATATGAGGTGTTAGTCGGTACTTCTGGGATAAAACCTATAATAAAACCACTAGGTATAATAGTTGAAGCAAATGAGCTTCGATTTAAAATATATAAAAGTACATTAACATATTCTAATCTAGAAAAGAATCGGATATGTTCTATACATGTAACCTTAGATATAAATTTTTTCATCCTTTCCATGCTAGATAAGCTGACTTTTAATATGGATAGTGAGTATAATGTCCCAATTCTCAATAATCTGAATATTATTTACGCAGAGTGCAGTAAGGTCTCTAATGCTGATCCATCAATATTTTCAGTAAATCCACTAGATTTAGAAATAAATTCTAATTTAACTAGAGCGTATAATAGGGGTGATTACATTTCGGTTGACTTTCTAGTTAATTATACTAGATTAGATATATATAAGGGTAAGGAACTAGAAAAGCTTATTAGAATTTTAGGTTATGAATTTGGCGTCATAAAACGTACGTCCCCTCAAACTTATAATCTCTTAGGGGAGATAGCGAATAAGATAAGATCAAAAGGTTTTAAGCTAGACTAA